The following DNA comes from Camelina sativa cultivar DH55 chromosome 14, Cs, whole genome shotgun sequence.
cttaatttgttataaaaaaaaaacataaaacacctTTTTGTGTTGGCGGAGGGAAATGTAAAGATTTGTTACCACAATTGCAGAAGAAATAGCTTTGATGATTAAAGGAACAAGCTCTTTGATTTCATTGATACTTTTGCCTTCGAAAAACGGGTAATTATAGTCGTTTCCTCCAATCTCTCCCATGAGTATCAGTGAGTCTTCAAGCATCTCTCTACAATCTGAACACAGAAAGAAATCAACCCCCGTTAAAACCAAGCTCGATTCATCATCACTGATATAGAAGTGAACAAGGCTAAGTTTACTAACCAAGAGAGGATGAGGCGCAGAGGTTAGGCAAAATCTGCTTAAAGGTGTTAAGCTGAACACTTAGACTCACATTGGTGAAATCAGTCTCAATACCTTTTCCCACAAGAAACGCTCGATCCAATGCGGTTGCTCCATACACCGCAAAATTGATCCCTTGTTCGAAGCTCACGTTTTGGGATCCGAAGTAAGGTGGTACGTACGGTAGTCCCAAGAATTCGGCTGTTTGAATAGTAAGAAatcattacaaaattaaaactcTGGAGGAAGTAGGGTTTATAACTTGATGTTCACGCAAGAAAGACCTAAAGCAGATGAGAACAAGTGGTTTTTGCCTAAAGAGAGGAAAAATTAGGTACCAATGAAGTCGATGATGAGACGACCATCAGAGGCACGGCCGGTGGGAGGATGGAAGAAGCTTTCACCGTAAGGAAGAAAGGCGGTTTGAGGAAGATGATTAATGTCGGAGAGATGGAGATAATTTCCGGTGTCGGCAATGGAATCACCAAAGCTGATGATTGACTTAAACCGCCGACAATGAGATTCTGATGAAACGACAATGATGGTAGTGGAGTATAAGACAAGTACAAAGCTTGAGATGAGCTTCCTCAGCGAAGAAGCCATGGGGAAGAAGAGTCGTGGTCTTTGTCGTCTCTATCACTCAATTTTTTATAGTCTTTTTTGAGATCATCATTGAATAATGGCAAGAGATGAGGCAATTATTAGATTTCATTTATGATGCCAGCAAGAAAGAGTagtatttggttattggttgaAAATGAAGTAACTAAAAACGTCAGACAAGTTGGACGCTCCCATCACAAAGTTGGATTATTCGATATCGTTGAAAATAATATAACGAAAGATTCCTTCCTTACTTTGTATAGTTTTTATAATAACGAATTATAAAATgactgaaaaagaaaacaattttgaaTTGATCATGGAGATGTTTTGACGCACGCGATAGTATCCGTGATCCGTTCCCTCAAGTGGCCCGATCTGCTCACTAATTTTTAATGGAgtcaatttttatttggaacTAAGTatgaatcaaatatattaaatattattgaaaatataaattatatttgttcgAGTATTAcctatttttgaaagaaaaaaaaatgattcgtAAATATCactaaaagaaaacatacctATTGCAACGGCAATATTTGTCGCTTATCCTTCGCAAAATGGTAATAGTGACAGATTTGCGAGAAACGTTATTTCCTCGCAATACGCGTGTCACAAATTGGAAATCGAAGCACTTTCCTCGCAAAAATTGCGACGAATATAAATCCGTCGCAAAACACATGCAAACTGCGATGGATAATAATCCTCGCAACTCTCTTGCAAAATATGTCGAAGTAAATCCCTCGCAGATTTGCAAGACTTTTGCGACATAATTTCTATcgcaaaatattaataatcttatAAACTCAGAAATATGTTTCCTCACAAATTAGTAGCAATTATTTGCATTCATCACAAATCCGTAGCATAAATTTGCTacggatttgttttttttcattttgatattgtatttttgattttgaattttatatttttacactaatttttataaatagaaaatgtaataaaaatagaaaagaaaattcaaacaTATATTTCAATTGAAACATTTTCTTGATTAGCAAAAATAAATTGTCTTTAGAAccatgttcaaaaaaaaaaaaaaaaaaaaNNNNNNNNNNNNNNNNNNNNNNNNNNNNNNNNNNNNNNNNNNNNNNNNNNNNNNNNNNNNNNNNNNNNNNNNNNNNNNNNNNNNNNNNNNNNNNNNNNNNNNNNNNNNNNNNNNNNNNNNNNNNNNNNNNNNNNNNNNNNNNNNNNNNNNNNNNNNNNNNNNNNNNNNNNNNNNNNNNNNNNNNNNNNNNNNNNNNNNNNNNNNNNNNNNNNNNNNNNNNNNNNNNNNNNNNNNNNNNNNNNNNNNNNNNNNNNNNNNNNNNNNNNNNNNNNNNNNNNNNNNNNNNNNNNNNNNNNNNNNNNNNNNNNNNNNNNNNNNNNNNNNNNNNNNNNNNNNNNNNNNNNNNNNNNNNNNNNNNNNNNNNNNNNNNNNNNNNNNNNNNNNNNNNNNNNNNNNNNNNNNNNNNNNNNNaaaaaaaaaaaaaaaaaaaaacttatacacAAATTGTATTAAAAAGATGGTGATAGAGAGAGAAGTCCGGTTCCGGTTCCTGTGTCTGTGCCGGTGCCGGTAGCAGTGTTGTCCCCTGTCTCAGGTAAGGTTGGATTGGTACCTCCTGCTATGGTTGGATTGGAGCCTCTTGGTATGGTTGGATTGGTGGTTGCATTGGAGCCTCCATCTTTATTCGTCCTCGGGGTTATGCTTCCAAACCTAGCAGCAAACTCAGGATCCTTCCCGGCAAGGTAGTCAAAATATGCATCATAGGAATGCATTTTTTCTGCATTGTCTTGAAGTTGAGAGGCTTGAGTTGCTAGAGTAGTGGCTTGAGATGCGAGAGTAGCTTCAGCGACAGCGAGCTTCTCAGCAAGAACAACCGGATCATCAGTAGGCTGAAGCGATGGACCAAAATGGGCTGATGATGCTTCATTTTGCAAAGAACCAACTCCATAAagtctatttttcttcttcggagcaacctgtCAGCaatacaatcaaacaatcaCATTACTAGTCGTATAAAAGAGACAAGCAACAACCAACATACAAGCTTTGGATCGTAGAAGagacacaacaacacaaacttgGCATATTACAAACTAATCTTAGCATACCATATGACAAACTTAAGCAGAAGACAAGAcatccaacaaaaacacaaactaatcTTAGCCTATCACAAACTAATTGGACCAATCCTAGCATATCATATCACAAACttaaaacaacacaaactaaCACAAGACAATAAGGCAACAACACAAAGAAGTTAGAAGTTTACCTCGGCGTAAATTTTGTTCTTGGTATGAATAGACAGCCCACCAGAAGCAGAACTCTCCATGTTATCCCCTGAAAAGAGCTGAGACTGAACCTCTTGTATCTTCGATGACACTTCATTGTAGATGGACTCTGACTTTCCATCGACAAAACTCCCATCGGGTTTTCTGTGAGTATCTTCTAGGACACGTAGATAATCCAGAGTGCTTTCACCAGTCAGCTCAGactaaaacaaagtaaaaaaaaggacaaaggttattagtaagaaaaaaaagagtagtaaAGAAGGACAAAGGTTAGAATTCAGAAACTTACAAGTTTTCTGGCACGAGCTTTAAAAGAAGTCTAGCCTGAGCGGTGTTTATGCATGCCAGTGCCATCTGGATCATGATATCTTGCATTACGACCGTTGATACTCTTTACTTTAGATTTGGGATCACGCCAATACTGAACTAGTCCAGCCCAGACTTGAGGATCAATCCATCGCGGCTTTGCATTATCACCATTTTCCCTCCACTTTCCCTTCCACCGGCtcacttgatcacacatccgctcATTCAACTTCTTCTCAAACTCAAGCCTAACTCTACCGTTTATATCGTGTGTAGTCGTTCCAGAAAACATCTACAAGGAATAAAAGAAACGGAGGGTTTAAAAACTTTAATCGAACCAATGAACCACATATCTATTTGAGAGATTAATCACaggtttataattaaaaaaaaatcttaaatcgAACAATCAACCACagatttattcataaaaaaaaaacttaaatcgaCCAATGAACCACAGATTTATTCAATAGAAATCTTAAATCGAACAATCAACCCTGGATTTATTCAATAAAGAAGTTTAATCGAACAaataaaacagtaaaagaacAAATGAAAGAAGGAGACAACCTCAGATTTCTCggtgatgaaggagaagaagaatcgaacgaactggagaagaagaagaacttcaGAAAAACTTAGGGTTTACCGGAAACGGCGAGAGGTtaaccggag
Coding sequences within:
- the LOC104741477 gene encoding GDSL esterase/lipase At1g28670-like; protein product: MASSLRKLISSFVLVLYSTTIIVVSSESHCRRFKSIISFGDSIADTGNYLHLSDINHLPQTAFLPYGESFFHPPTGRASDGRLIIDFIAEFLGLPYVPPYFGSQNVSFEQGINFAVYGATALDRAFLVGKGIETDFTNVSLSVQLNTFKQILPNLCASSSLDCREMLEDSLILMGEIGGNDYNYPFFEGKSINEIKELVPLIIKAISSAIVDLVDLGGKTFLVPGGFPAGCSAAYLTLFQTVAEQDHDPLTGCIPWLNEFGEHHNEQLKTELKRLQKLYPHVNIIYADYHNSLYRFFQEPAKYGFKNPLAACCGVGGQYNFTIDKECGYEGVGYCQNPSEHVNWDGYHLTEATYQKMAQSLLNGPYATPAFDWSCLDSDSVAKECSFSS